The nucleotide sequence AACTATTACTGAAAGAAAATTGCACTGGACTTACTGAAATTTTTAATTACGATAAATACTACATAATAACATAATTTTGATCTAAATTTAGTATACTTGAAAGTCAAATTGAGCAGGAAATTATCAGAACCAACATTTGAATTTTAAAAAAATTTGTAAGGATTCAGGTGTTTTAACACCAGTCACAGAGCCAGTTTCAGAATTGACTCCATCTTATTCACATAACCTTATTCGCAATAAGGCACGGAAAGATAGGCTTTATCTCATTTTTATTGAGAATATAAATTTGCGGCTAATACACGAAAATCCTTATTAGGAAACGATTGTAGAGATTTTGGTAAGTACTCGTGCAAAATAAATTGCACATCTCTTTTGCCTGTGTGCCTTATCCAATCAAGGATACAGATTAAAAAATAGGAAATTAATTTTGTACAGGTACTTATGACCTGAATCCTTTTGTAGGGTATATGGCTGCCACATTAGACATCCATCAACTTCAAAGCACTACTATCATTGGGTCTAGCCTTAAGATACCTGTCAGTGATAGCTAGATTGCTATGACCCAAAGTATCCTTAATCAGCACTGGATTAACCCCCCGTTCTGCCGCATGTGACCCGTGGGCATGGCGCAACCAGTGACAGCTGACTTTCTCACTCAAACCCGCTGCGGCTGCCACCACCTTGATAATCGGATGGAGATTCTGCCGTTCTAGATGTCCCCCCTTTTGACTGGTAAACACAGCATCTGTGGGAATGGCATCCCCTTTAAATACCATCAATTCTGTCCACAGCTTTGATTTCAGCAAAATCGTGCGCGACTTGTTACCTTTACCCTGCCGCACATACACTTGCCCACTATCACCTCTAGCTGATAAATCCCCCCAAGTTAACTGACACAGCTCATGCGATCGCAAGCCTGCCTGATACAACAATTTCACAATTAACACATTCCGGTGAGCGATCGCCTGCCGTTTAGCAGTTTTAGCATTACCTACCATCGCTTCTGCCGCCCGTACCATCAGTTTAATATCTGCTTCATCCAAATAGCGTTCATTAATCGCATCGGGTATTTCTCCCAATTTCAGCGCCATCCCCACATTGAAGGGCAGATAACCAATTTTGTGAGCAAAACTAATCAAACTTTTAACCGCCGCCAGATAAATGCGCCTGGTGCTAGCAGATTGTGTCGAGAACTGGGTGCTGTACTCCACCAAATCCTCGTAAGTAATTTGGCGCAAGGGTTTTCTCAAAAACCGCAGAAAATGCTTAACGTAACGCTGATAAGCCTGGACAGATGAATCCGCCTTACCATCCAACCACAGAGTAATCAACTTCGCCTCCGCAAGGGCCGGGGATAGTTGTGAGATTGCCTGGCGGTAGTTGCTGACGTGAACCAGAGAAAGAGTCATTTTTACTACCCTTTACTTGATCAGACATAACCATAGTTGAGTCTGGTTTTATGTTGTCTGATTTTTATTGTCACTCCAAATGGGTATTCCAGATCCAACTATCTGATTTATTAACTTGTGTTAAGTGGTAAATTACTTATGTAGTTTGTAGGATATTTGTTAAATTCAAGACATTTTTAACTATTACGCCGTAAGTCCCCCACGCTCATTCGGGAAGGATGAATCAGTGGTGACGATAGGGATGGGAATGCAGCAATAAATATTAGACCAGAGGGTATCAGAATGCTTGCACTGAGGGGTGTCGAAGTGCTAAAGGCGGAAGGTATGGCTCAATATCTTGGGTGAAACAGAGATTCTCAAAGCCGCCAAAAAGCGAAGGCTAACCAATTTTGGACAGGTTTTTCCCAAGGGGTGGTAAGTCCTAAACTTGGGCGAAAGTCTGAGTTTAGGCACTCCCCATTGATTACAGAAGCTGTTCTAGGAGCAAACAAAGCGAGCATCTACTTGTTCGCTACTAGCAACTGCTGGACGATATTCTGATCCTGGTATGGACTACTATGAGCAAAAATACCAGGAACTGATTCTCAAAAACCTCCGACAAAAAGCTCAGGCTCTTGGTTTGGAACTTATTCCTATTTCTCACTCCACCGAATGTGTTTCTTGAAAGTGAACCTTAATAATATGCACGGGGGAATCTTACTATTCCACTGGTTCGCCATTGAAGGAATTAAATAGCCCAGTCCTCGAACCCAACTCAATACCTAGTTAATAGATGATGCCCAAGCACCATCCACACGTAAGTTGGCACCGTTAATGTAACTAGTAAGGGGACTAGAAAGAAAAGTAACTAAATGAGCTACATCTTCAACAGTTCCCAGCCGACCAGTGGGATTACTCATCATCCCTTTCAACAAGTGCTGTTCAATCTGCTTTAAGTCTGTACCCCATCCCTGCATTGAACCAATTTGAAGCATGATTTCGGTCAAAGTGGGTGTGACAATTGGGCCAGGACTGACCGCATTCACTGTAATTCCTGTTCCTGCTAGTTCTTTTGCCAGGCTCACTGTCAAGTTCAGGATGGCAGCTTTGGTTGCCGAATAATCAGCCATAGGCGTTGGTTGTGTGGCTACGCTACTAGCCATATTAATAATACGTCCCCAACCAAGTTCTCGCATTCGCGGTATTAGTAATTGAATGGTGCGTACCATTGAAACAACGTTAATGTTGTATAGATCCACCCATTGGCTGGATGTTGAGTTCATCCAACCACTCATGAAATAAGTACCTGTATTGTTAACCAAAATATCTATAGCCCCAAGAATTGATAAAGCTTTATCTACTGATTCATCTGCTCCTGTATCAGTAGCTAAATCACCAATAGCAACAAACCCTTTTCCTCCATTAGCTGCAATCTCCTGAGCAACACGATTAGCTTCTTTTTCATTTCGACCATGCACCACTACTCTCGCTCCTTCTTTTGCTAGTGCCTTAGCAATAGCTTCACCAATACCAGAGGTACTACCAGTGATGAGGACACGTTTTCCTTGTAGTTGTAAATCCATTGACTTTCTTGCCTAATTTGAAACTTCTATGTAAATTCAGCTTGTAGCTTCAAGCTATCAGCAATTTTCAGGAATTTATGAGCATTCTGGCAGAAAGATTACTAATTGCGTTTGGTGTAAGTTTCCCCAACGCAAAACCCTTGAACTCAGTCTAAAAACTGGTTTTAGACTTCGGCGTGAGCGAGCGTCGAACGCTGACTGACTTCTCTACGAGACGCTGTTCGCGTTTGGCAACGCTTGAGTCGGACGCTGACCGCTGAAGTGCTGAATGCTTACACTTCTCTTCTGTGGTGATCGAGATAGGCTGTAGGGATGTAAAGATTTTAAATAACTAATACTCCTACACCCCCGTCCAGCTACTCAAACAATTGATTGTTCCTTTTTATGCGAAAGTCATCTCAATACCAAATTCTTGGCAAGAAGTAGTAGGACTTAAGGCTACATCACCCCAACGCATTACGGTTGCGGTGGCATTTGCTGATGCACCAAAGGAATAGACGAGAACCAAGTCATTTTCATGAATCTTACCTGATCTCGCAGCATGATACATATTAGCCAGGGGAAGTACAGGCCCGATGTTGCCATACTGGGGGTAGAGATTGATGGTGCGTTCTGGGTTTATGCCCAGTATACGGGCACTGAATTTGGCAAACCAAGCAGTCGGCGTATTAAAAATAAAGAAATCTATTTGAGCGATTGTTACATTTGCTGCTGCTGCTGCACCCTGGCAGCACCTGAGAACAAAATCAGCAGATGTATTGCTAATGACTCGATTTGCTCCTTTGCCCGTCTTCATAAACAGTCGTAGGTTACCCTGAGAATCCTCTGCAATTTCAGTGTGAAAAGTGCTGCAAGTCTCTGCTGAATGAACGGTTTTACTGCCGAGAATTCCTTGGTTAGCTTTAAGCTTACTAATTACAATGGCTCCAGCACCATCACCAGTGATCCATGAGATAGTATCTCTCTCATCAAGCAGCCGAGAATATGCACAGGAAGTAACTACTAGAATATTGCGGTATTCTCCTGCTTGCACTAATGTACTAGCAGTTTGCAATGCAACCATAGCACTTGAACACATGGAATTAAGATTCCAAGCTGCACAGCGCAAGCCCAGCTGATTGACGAGAAAAGCAGCATTACCAGCAACAATTTCCTCAGTACCGAAAGAGGTAACGATCGCCAAATCAATATCTTCTACAGAAAAATTTGCTGCATCTAGGGCATCTTGTGCGGCACGACACTCTAGGGTGAGCGATGACTCACCTGGAGCAAGTATCCGTCGCTCAACAGCACCCCGAAAGGGATCTGAAAGATAAGGCATCATTTCTTGGTCAAATTCGTTGCTGGGAGTAGATTCATCAAGTGAAAACAGTCTAGCTAAACTCTTTTGTTCGGATTGAGCAACTAGGTCTGGGTATTTCTGGCGATAGTAATCATTTGTACAGATGTTGCTGGGAAAGCTCAATGCTAAAGAGCGAATGCCTACAGGATAATTTTTCATCACTAATGTCTTCCTATGAATTTGTTATGCCTTGTGAAATCAAACTGTCAATCCGACCTTCTATAGGGACAGGTTCGTGCGGATCGATAATCACATCAACTACGAACGGAACAGGAGAAGCGATCGCCTTTTCAAGGGCAGTTTGGATATCAGATTCACTTTCCACACGAATACCATCGGCTCCCATAGCACAGGCAAGTTTCACAAAATCCACCTGCGGAATTTCTACATCCATACCTGTGAAACCCTGTAAGGTTGATCCTTGACCGCACATGTTGTAACGTCCGTCGTTGAGGATAATCCAGACAGCAGGAATCTGGTATCTCACCGCTGTGCTGATTTCACTGTTCATGAGCATTGCACCATCCCCAACAATGGCCACTGCCTTTCTATTGCCTGCTAACGTTGCACCAACAACACCCGTGACGAAATGCCCCAGAGAACCAAATCCTGTACTAGCTCGGTAACGAGTCGGTTGAGTAAATTGCAGCAGATGATTTCCCCATGCCAATGAATTACCCGCTTCGGTCATCACTATGGCATCGCTCTCTTCAACGATCACCTGTTGAATTGCATCCATGAGTACTTTTGGTCGTACCAAGCCATTGATTCGGGGATTAATTTGTTGACGCTCAGTCCGAGGCAATACCATCATAGGTTCTTGACTTTGCTGACTTTTCAGGGTGTCCGAAAAACCTCTCTTCTGCGAGGAGAGAGGCTTTGATTTCTCCCCCTTCCCTACGGGGGGCTGGGGGGTTAGGTTTGGCGTTAGCTTTTCCACATGACGTGAAAAGTCAGCTTGACTTTGAGGCTGAGGGAAGTGCTTCAGCAATGCCTTAACAAACATTCCCACATCAGACTGAATAGCGAACGTATCAACATCTGGATATGCAGTTCCTGGGACATTTGGGTCGATATCAACATGCACAAAACCTTGCACAGGGATCATGACTGGATTCCAAAATGAAGTGAGTTCACCAAGGCGCGTTCCTAGTACCAGCACTCGCAGAGGACGGTACTTTTGCATATAAGTTAAAACAGACCTATGTCCAGCAAAGCCTGTGACTCCCACAAACTGAGGATGGTTCTCTGGAAAAATACCTTTGGCACGCGGCGAACACATGACGGCAGCCCCTGTCCTCTCAGCCAGCTGAAGAATTTCTGCTGCTGCACCTCTGGCACCAAAGCCAACCCAGATAGCAAATGTCCCAGGCGACAACAACCGCGCACATTCTGCAATGGTTTCTTCACTGGCGGCGGGCGGAGAATAACAGAGATTAACTCGTGACAATGCTGTCTTAACTAAACTTGTTTGCAGATTGGTGGGAATACTCAAGTGTGCTACAAAGCCACCTGGTTGGGCTAAACCCAGAGCTAGCCTGCGATAGACCTCTGGAAGTTCATCATCAGATTCGAGGGTATGTGCATAATGAAATAGAGATTCTGAGGTAAAAATTCCTGTACTCGGCATAGTATAAGTACTGGTTTCCTGACAAGCCCACCGTCCCCGCTGAGATGTAGAGGTAGAAGCTGAGACGAAAATTACCTTTGCGCCCTCCCAACGAGCCGCAAATAAACCTGTTAAAGCATTAGTAATGCCCGGCCCGGTAGTCACAAACACCACAATAGGGCGATTCCTTCGGAGCGCTGAGTGCAAGGCACACGCTCCGCGAACGCTATCGCTAGCAAAGTATGCTTCAGTAGCTGCAAAAGCTGCTCCCGCTTCATGACGAAAGTGCAGCACCCGAATAGAACTATGTTGCAAAGCGTGCCATAAAGGGACAATTGCTCCCCCTGAAACACCAAATGCATATTGCACTCCCATCTCTTCTAGCATTTTGACTATTACAGAAGCCACTGAGCCAGGAACAAGACCCAATCGTGAGTTGGGTAGGAGATTCGTAAAAAGTGGGACAGTTAAGGATGACTGACTTGCAGCAAAAATGCCAGAGCCGGATTCATCATTTATGGTAGTATGCTGATCTGATGTAAATCTTATGGGGCTACCATCTTTTAACTTTTC is from Cylindrospermum stagnale PCC 7417 and encodes:
- a CDS encoding SDR family NAD(P)-dependent oxidoreductase gives rise to the protein MDLQLQGKRVLITGSTSGIGEAIAKALAKEGARVVVHGRNEKEANRVAQEIAANGGKGFVAIGDLATDTGADESVDKALSILGAIDILVNNTGTYFMSGWMNSTSSQWVDLYNINVVSMVRTIQLLIPRMRELGWGRIINMASSVATQPTPMADYSATKAAILNLTVSLAKELAGTGITVNAVSPGPIVTPTLTEIMLQIGSMQGWGTDLKQIEQHLLKGMMSNPTGRLGTVEDVAHLVTFLSSPLTSYINGANLRVDGAWASSIN
- a CDS encoding tyrosine-type recombinase/integrase is translated as MTLSLVHVSNYRQAISQLSPALAEAKLITLWLDGKADSSVQAYQRYVKHFLRFLRKPLRQITYEDLVEYSTQFSTQSASTRRIYLAAVKSLISFAHKIGYLPFNVGMALKLGEIPDAINERYLDEADIKLMVRAAEAMVGNAKTAKRQAIAHRNVLIVKLLYQAGLRSHELCQLTWGDLSARGDSGQVYVRQGKGNKSRTILLKSKLWTELMVFKGDAIPTDAVFTSQKGGHLERQNLHPIIKVVAAAAGLSEKVSCHWLRHAHGSHAAERGVNPVLIKDTLGHSNLAITDRYLKARPNDSSALKLMDV
- a CDS encoding 3-oxoacyl-ACP synthase III family protein, translating into MKNYPVGIRSLALSFPSNICTNDYYRQKYPDLVAQSEQKSLARLFSLDESTPSNEFDQEMMPYLSDPFRGAVERRILAPGESSLTLECRAAQDALDAANFSVEDIDLAIVTSFGTEEIVAGNAAFLVNQLGLRCAAWNLNSMCSSAMVALQTASTLVQAGEYRNILVVTSCAYSRLLDERDTISWITGDGAGAIVISKLKANQGILGSKTVHSAETCSTFHTEIAEDSQGNLRLFMKTGKGANRVISNTSADFVLRCCQGAAAAANVTIAQIDFFIFNTPTAWFAKFSARILGINPERTINLYPQYGNIGPVLPLANMYHAARSGKIHENDLVLVYSFGASANATATVMRWGDVALSPTTSCQEFGIEMTFA
- a CDS encoding thiamine pyrophosphate-dependent enzyme, yielding MLEEMGVQYAFGVSGGAIVPLWHALQHSSIRVLHFRHEAGAAFAATEAYFASDSVRGACALHSALRRNRPIVVFVTTGPGITNALTGLFAARWEGAKVIFVSASTSTSQRGRWACQETSTYTMPSTGIFTSESLFHYAHTLESDDELPEVYRRLALGLAQPGGFVAHLSIPTNLQTSLVKTALSRVNLCYSPPAASEETIAECARLLSPGTFAIWVGFGARGAAAEILQLAERTGAAVMCSPRAKGIFPENHPQFVGVTGFAGHRSVLTYMQKYRPLRVLVLGTRLGELTSFWNPVMIPVQGFVHVDIDPNVPGTAYPDVDTFAIQSDVGMFVKALLKHFPQPQSQADFSRHVEKLTPNLTPQPPVGKGEKSKPLSSQKRGFSDTLKSQQSQEPMMVLPRTERQQINPRINGLVRPKVLMDAIQQVIVEESDAIVMTEAGNSLAWGNHLLQFTQPTRYRASTGFGSLGHFVTGVVGATLAGNRKAVAIVGDGAMLMNSEISTAVRYQIPAVWIILNDGRYNMCGQGSTLQGFTGMDVEIPQVDFVKLACAMGADGIRVESESDIQTALEKAIASPVPFVVDVIIDPHEPVPIEGRIDSLISQGITNS